A window from Anser cygnoides isolate HZ-2024a breed goose chromosome 1, Taihu_goose_T2T_genome, whole genome shotgun sequence encodes these proteins:
- the CCDC122 gene encoding coiled-coil domain-containing protein 122 isoform X1, with translation MAKQNYQSLTEVVKQVAEQQHLQSSEIEKNKAVLFQLQAKFQELEKEMNSILLQTKTTEREIYLQDDAIEVTKYHCENLEAQVRALYSENMKLRFDAETIQEEYEMTFARNSEYREKIKAHKNLFWEMESKMPVMIELAKKKAIVTELRTKKEQLMRDLQNPEGSVIRKVQEEITLLKKEITSVKEFINKKTDLLEEEKKTHAKLRKEIEVQNKRYDAILKRLHCQLNKLHSNKRQWHWNIQQMEKKAAELRKCLGVVEL, from the exons ATGGCCAAGCAGAATTATCAATCACTAACTGAAGTGGTAAAACAagttgcagagcagcagcatttaCAGTCATCAgagatagaaaaaaacaaagcagttctTTTCCAGTTACAG gcTAAGTTTCAGgaactagaaaaagaaatgaattctATCCtgttacaaacaaaaacaacagaaagggaaatatatCTGCAAGACGATGCCATAGAAGTGACAAAGTATCACTGCGAAAACCTGGAGGCCCAAGTCAGAGCCctatattctgaaaatatgaaGCTGAGGTTTGATGCAGAAACAATACAGGAAGAGTATGAGATGACATTTGCAAGAAATAGCGAATATCGTGAAAAAATAAAGGCTCATAAAAATCTCTTTTGGGAGATGGAAAGTAAAATGCCAGTTATGATTGAGCTTGCTAAAAAGAAAGCCATCGTTACAGAGCTGAGGACAAAGAAAGAGCAGTTAATGCGTGATCTCCAGAATCCAGAAGGCTCTGTTATAAGGAAAGTGCAG GAAGAaattacacttttaaaaaaggagaTCACATCAGTGAAAGAGTTcatcaacaaaaaaacagatttgctggaagaagaaaaaaaaacgcaTGCTAAGCTTAGAAAAGAAATTGAG GTACAGAATAAAAGATACGATGCTATTCTAAAGCGTTTGCATTGCCAACTGAACAAACTCCATTCAAATAAAAGACAATGGCATTGGAACATTCAGCAGATGgagaaaaaggcagcagaacTAAGAAAGTGTCTCGGAGTAGTGGAGTTGTAG
- the CCDC122 gene encoding coiled-coil domain-containing protein 122 isoform X2: MAKQNYQSLTEVVKQVAEQQHLQSSEIEKNKAVLFQLQAKFQELEKEMNSILLQTKTTEREIYLQDDAIEVTKYHCENLEAQVRALYSENMKLRFDAETIQEEYEMTFARNSEYREKIKAHKNLFWEMESKMPVMIELAKKKAIVTELRTKKEQLMRDLQNPEGSVIRKVQEEITLLKKEITSVKEFINKKTDLLEEEKKTHAKLRKEIEIFVHPIKGLQW, from the exons ATGGCCAAGCAGAATTATCAATCACTAACTGAAGTGGTAAAACAagttgcagagcagcagcatttaCAGTCATCAgagatagaaaaaaacaaagcagttctTTTCCAGTTACAG gcTAAGTTTCAGgaactagaaaaagaaatgaattctATCCtgttacaaacaaaaacaacagaaagggaaatatatCTGCAAGACGATGCCATAGAAGTGACAAAGTATCACTGCGAAAACCTGGAGGCCCAAGTCAGAGCCctatattctgaaaatatgaaGCTGAGGTTTGATGCAGAAACAATACAGGAAGAGTATGAGATGACATTTGCAAGAAATAGCGAATATCGTGAAAAAATAAAGGCTCATAAAAATCTCTTTTGGGAGATGGAAAGTAAAATGCCAGTTATGATTGAGCTTGCTAAAAAGAAAGCCATCGTTACAGAGCTGAGGACAAAGAAAGAGCAGTTAATGCGTGATCTCCAGAATCCAGAAGGCTCTGTTATAAGGAAAGTGCAG GAAGAaattacacttttaaaaaaggagaTCACATCAGTGAAAGAGTTcatcaacaaaaaaacagatttgctggaagaagaaaaaaaaacgcaTGCTAAGCTTAGAAAAGAAATTGAG ATATTTGTCCATCCTATTAAAGGACTCCAGTGGTAG
- the LACC1 gene encoding purine nucleoside phosphorylase LACC1, protein MEEAILIDLFSLPAILQNNIQGLLCNTLETIEKCSSIPAPFVYVMCCQVQGSERKGEQDSLLPALRDFQSLKKRLEVVRALTTAAALYTIKQRLDEKDISTIKIILPTLRKELMKVYIDHLFTPVYQFEFEDLQVPSDCNNLQITEPQSEGQTLSTQDVALIQSEIQMYLESLPSLKGELTILKSSLIPDDIFLHGFTTRTGGISYIPALSSCNLFSSSKRRDPQVVVKENLRRLANAAGFNPETFHRVKTDHANAVYIMGKTEPDSYDGIVTDQKGVTIAAPGADCIPVLFADPVRKACGAAHSGWKGTLLGVSMATVNAMVSEYGCNVKDILVVLGPSVGPCCYKLPHESAKEFHRIDPKCVRHFDSATPYIDIRRATRILLESGGILPENIQDDSVTDQNQNITFCTACHPEKFYSHFRDGTNFGTQIGFISIKD, encoded by the exons ATGGAGGAAGCAATACTGATTGATCTGTTCAGCCTACCAGCCATCTTGCAGAACAACATCCAAGGACTGCTATGTAACACTCTGGAAACTATTGAGAAGTGCTCTTCCATCCCTGCTCCGTTTGTTTATGTCATGTGCTGCCAAGTGCAGGGCAGTGAACGGAAGGGTGAGCAAGATTCCTTGCTTCCAGCTCTGAGAGATTTCCAGAGTCTGAAGAAAAGACTTGAGGTGGTACGTGCTCTGACTACAGCTGCTGCGTTGTACACCATCAAACAAAGACTTGATGAAAAGGACATAAGCACCATTAAAATTATTCTCCCTACCTTAAGGAAAGAATTAATGAAAGTATATATAGACCATCTCTTTACTCCAGTCTACCAGTTTGAATTTGAGGATTTACAGGTGCCATCTGATTGTAATAACCTACAGATAACTGAACCTCAGAGTGAAGGGCAAACACTTTCCACACAGGACGTGGCGCTCATCCAAAGTGAGATTCAGATGTACTTGGAAAGCCTGCCGAGTCTGAAAGGGGAGCTCACCATCCTCAAATCTTCCCTGATCCCAG ATGATATCTTCCTCCATGGATTCACCACAAGGACAGGTGGGATCTCCTACATACCAGCTCTAAGCTCCTGCAATCTCTTCAGCAGTTCTAAGAGGAGGGACCCACAAGTTGTTGTTAAAGAAAATCTCCGCAGGCTGGCTAATGCTGCAGGATTTAACCCAGAGACTTTTCACAGAGTCAAG aCTGATCATGCTAATGCCGTGTATATTATGGGAAAGACAGAGCCTGACAGCTATGATGGAATAGTTACGGATCAGAAAGGTGTTACAATAGCAGCTCCAGGAGCCGATTGCATACCTGTACTGTTTGCTGATCCTGTCAGAAAAGCCTGCGGTGCTGCTCATTCTG GATGGAAAGGCACGTTGTTAGGAGTTTCTATGGCCACAGTAAATGCGATGGTATCTGAATATGGCTGTAACGTGAAAGACATCCTTGTGGTCCTGGGCCCTTCTGTAGGACCTTGCTGCTATAAACTTCCTCACGAATCAGCTAAAGAGTTTCACAGAATTGATCCAAAGTGTGTGAGACACTTTGACTCTGCAACTCCATATATTGATATTAGAAGAGCCACACG GATTCTTCTTGAGAGTGGTGGGATTCTTCCAGAGAACATCCAAGATGATTCTGTCACAGACCAGAACCAAAATATCACATTCTGTACTGCATGCCATCCTGAAAAATTTTATTCTCACTTTCGTGATGGCACTAACTTCGGCACACAAATTGGCTTCATATCAATCAAAGATTGA